The Campylobacter concisus genome window below encodes:
- a CDS encoding MlaD family protein, whose product MENRNSYTIVGMFFMACLTAFAIFIWWMTSKNNTKVDFKEYYIHTTELPSGLKVDSTVKFIGVPAGSVSDINFVDDKNALINITMKIREDLPIKADSIASIEVQAISGVASINISRGTKDFSPDQKPVLQIEESLFSKLGNNAENITLKINQTLDKVDNFFSPENIAHVESILKNIDKFTQVLTDEEGLSEIDSIVKNVKNFTDNLNKTDTKELAKNLNRLISNANQVFVSANSAITGYNSLQELITEKAKDGEYDLRNTVGPLLREASDFLNGFDKTLREFRGALQRLEDNPYEFFFTNPVSNDKGDKK is encoded by the coding sequence ATGGAAAATAGAAATTCTTATACTATTGTCGGTATGTTTTTTATGGCTTGCCTTACAGCATTTGCGATATTTATCTGGTGGATGACTAGTAAAAATAATACAAAGGTTGATTTTAAAGAGTACTACATCCACACAACCGAGCTGCCAAGTGGATTAAAGGTCGATTCTACGGTTAAATTTATCGGTGTGCCAGCTGGAAGTGTTAGTGATATAAATTTTGTCGATGATAAAAACGCTCTTATAAACATCACAATGAAGATAAGAGAAGATCTGCCTATCAAGGCTGATAGCATAGCAAGCATCGAAGTTCAGGCTATTAGTGGCGTGGCAAGCATAAATATAAGCCGTGGCACAAAGGATTTTTCACCAGATCAAAAGCCTGTCTTGCAGATTGAAGAGAGCTTATTTTCAAAACTTGGAAACAATGCAGAAAACATCACCTTGAAGATAAATCAAACCCTTGACAAGGTTGATAACTTTTTCTCTCCTGAAAATATCGCTCACGTAGAATCGATCCTTAAAAATATCGATAAATTTACACAAGTTTTAACTGACGAAGAGGGGTTGAGCGAGATTGACAGTATTGTAAAAAATGTAAAAAATTTCACAGATAACTTAAACAAAACTGATACAAAAGAGCTTGCTAAAAATTTAAATAGGCTAATTTCAAATGCAAACCAAGTTTTTGTATCGGCAAATTCGGCTATTACTGGATATAATTCGTTGCAAGAACTTATCACCGAAAAAGCAAAAGATGGCGAGTACGACCTTAGAAATACGGTTGGGCCGTTATTAAGAGAAGCGAGTGATTTTTTAAATGGATTTGATAAGACGCTTCGTGAGTTTAGAGGTGCGCTCCAAAGACTCGAAGATAATCCTTATGAGTTTTTCTTTACAAATCCAGTCTCAAACGACAAAGGAGATAAGAAATGA
- a CDS encoding ABC transporter ATP-binding protein, whose translation MNEIIVGKNITTSYGDKIMHDNVSWSVKEAEIYGFLGGSGAGKTTLMKTMIYLKKPSEGDIFFDGVNMWKSSQEEQQDIKLKSGTMFQFGALYSSMTILDNVGVLLHEYSKFNKRQIDEIAMFWIQKVGLKKEVSMLYPSELSGGMKKRAALARALVLSPRVLFLDEPNSGLDPVSSRQMDALIKELRDSIGVTVVMVTHDADSIFDILDRFLIIDNKKIAFEGNIKELEYLKNNPLEELFKMRKK comes from the coding sequence ATGAACGAGATAATAGTTGGGAAAAACATAACGACAAGTTATGGCGATAAGATAATGCACGATAACGTGAGCTGGAGCGTAAAAGAGGCTGAAATTTATGGCTTTTTAGGTGGCAGTGGTGCTGGTAAAACGACGCTTATGAAGACGATGATATATCTAAAAAAGCCAAGCGAGGGCGATATATTTTTTGACGGTGTTAATATGTGGAAAAGTAGTCAAGAGGAGCAGCAAGATATAAAACTAAAAAGTGGGACGATGTTTCAGTTTGGAGCACTTTATAGCTCAATGACGATCCTTGACAATGTGGGCGTTTTGCTTCATGAGTACTCTAAATTTAACAAGCGTCAGATCGATGAGATAGCGATGTTTTGGATACAAAAAGTGGGGCTTAAAAAAGAGGTCTCGATGCTTTATCCAAGCGAGCTAAGTGGTGGTATGAAAAAGCGTGCTGCGCTAGCAAGAGCCTTGGTGCTAAGCCCAAGGGTGCTATTTTTAGATGAGCCAAATAGTGGCCTCGATCCTGTTAGCTCACGCCAGATGGATGCACTCATAAAAGAGCTTCGTGATAGCATCGGCGTGACCGTTGTCATGGTGACTCATGATGCTGATAGTATCTTTGATATTTTGGATAGATTTTTGATAATAGATAATAAAAAAATAGCCTTTGAGGGAAATATAAAAGAGCTTGAATATCTTAAAAACAACCCACTTGAAGAGCTATTTAAAATGAGGAAAAAGTAG
- a CDS encoding MlaE family ABC transporter permease → MQKKNDVIFVVANGAQTIKFIGEFSYKDAKKLQSIFKKIQKLNGNVKFDFSELKSIDYAVLILLRNALNGKKFEIITNDEKIRAMGDLLNDEKIDFDYTPPHNSLNFFSRLGEKICEGFVNLAEFGTFLGEFLIKSVKILFNPASLRFREFSNYIKDGGVNAVFIVSLTAFLIGVVLAYLGSAMLASFGASIFIVEIMGMLTLREVAPLIAAIVIAGRSASSFTAQIGAMKLTEEIDAMKTMGFEPFNFLVLPRIIAMVLCVPVIIFIADAISILGQMIICQTILDISFSDYLNRFREMVELRHFAVGMIKAPFFGAVIAIIGCMRGFGVSQNAQSLGAMTTVSVVNAIFWVIALDAFFAIIFMWLKI, encoded by the coding sequence TTGCAAAAGAAAAATGATGTCATTTTTGTAGTGGCAAATGGCGCTCAGACTATAAAATTTATAGGTGAGTTTAGCTATAAAGATGCAAAAAAATTACAAAGCATTTTTAAAAAAATCCAAAAACTTAACGGCAATGTTAAATTTGACTTTAGTGAGCTAAAAAGCATTGATTACGCTGTTTTGATACTTTTAAGAAATGCACTAAATGGTAAGAAATTTGAGATCATCACAAATGACGAGAAGATAAGAGCGATGGGCGATCTTTTAAATGATGAAAAGATCGATTTTGATTACACACCACCGCATAATAGTCTAAATTTTTTCTCACGACTTGGTGAAAAAATTTGTGAAGGTTTTGTAAATTTAGCTGAGTTTGGGACGTTTTTGGGCGAATTTTTGATAAAAAGCGTAAAAATTTTATTTAATCCAGCTAGTCTTAGATTTAGAGAATTTAGCAACTATATAAAAGATGGTGGTGTAAATGCTGTTTTTATCGTATCACTCACCGCTTTTTTGATAGGCGTTGTGCTTGCCTATCTTGGCAGTGCGATGCTTGCAAGTTTTGGGGCAAGTATATTTATAGTTGAGATCATGGGTATGCTAACGCTTAGAGAGGTGGCCCCACTCATCGCTGCTATTGTCATCGCAGGCAGGTCGGCTTCTAGCTTTACAGCGCAAATTGGCGCTATGAAGCTAACTGAGGAGATAGACGCGATGAAGACGATGGGCTTTGAGCCTTTTAACTTCTTAGTGCTGCCGCGCATCATCGCCATGGTGCTTTGTGTGCCTGTTATTATCTTTATAGCTGACGCGATAAGCATCTTAGGACAGATGATCATTTGCCAAACGATACTTGATATCAGCTTTAGCGACTATCTAAATAGATTTCGCGAGATGGTTGAGCTTAGGCACTTTGCTGTTGGTATGATAAAGGCTCCATTTTTTGGTGCGGTAATAGCGATCATTGGCTGTATGAGGGGATTTGGTGTGAGTCAAAACGCTCAAAGCCTTGGAGCAATGACAACAGTTAGCGTTGTAAATGCGATATTTTGGGTCATCGCGCTTGATGCGTTTTTCGCGATAATTTTTATGTGGCTAAAGATATGA
- the tgt gene encoding tRNA guanosine(34) transglycosylase Tgt: protein MKFEVIKKDGNARRGILTTAHSVIQTPVFMPVGTVGAVKSLDAFDMSEILDAKIILANTYHMYLRPGGKVVREFGGLHGFSKFERSFLTDSGGFQAFSLRSNTKNDDGGIKFKSHIDGSTHYFTPRSVLDTQYDLGSDIMMILDDLVALPAEPKRIDLSIKRTIKWAKEAIDYHKFMQSKGVGLQQNIFGIVQGGTDYEARKFCAEALNELPFDGLAIGGLSVGESNEAMYDTVEAVMPFMDELRPRYLMGVGTPEDLVENVERGVDMFDCVMPTRNARNGTLFTSFGKINIKSSKFINDHVPIDPACQCYTCKRYSRGYLNHLFKARELTFFRLASLHNLHYYLNLMEEMREAIEAGEFAKFKRNFYAKRSTDEL from the coding sequence ATGAAATTTGAAGTTATAAAAAAAGATGGAAATGCAAGGCGTGGTATCCTAACAACTGCCCACAGCGTGATACAAACGCCAGTTTTCATGCCAGTTGGCACGGTTGGCGCGGTTAAAAGCTTAGACGCCTTTGATATGAGTGAAATTTTAGACGCAAAGATAATTTTAGCAAACACATATCATATGTACTTGCGCCCTGGTGGCAAGGTCGTGCGTGAGTTTGGCGGACTTCATGGATTTTCTAAGTTTGAGCGCTCGTTTTTAACAGATAGCGGCGGATTTCAGGCATTTTCACTTAGATCAAACACCAAAAATGATGATGGTGGGATAAAATTTAAAAGCCATATCGACGGCAGCACGCACTATTTTACGCCAAGATCCGTCCTTGACACGCAGTACGATCTAGGCAGCGATATTATGATGATACTTGATGATCTGGTCGCCTTGCCTGCTGAGCCAAAAAGAATCGATCTAAGCATAAAACGAACGATAAAATGGGCAAAAGAGGCGATTGATTATCATAAATTTATGCAAAGCAAGGGCGTTGGCTTACAGCAAAATATCTTTGGCATCGTTCAAGGAGGCACCGATTATGAGGCACGTAAATTTTGCGCCGAAGCTTTAAATGAGCTGCCATTTGATGGCCTTGCAATAGGAGGACTAAGCGTTGGCGAGAGCAACGAGGCGATGTATGACACTGTTGAGGCGGTTATGCCATTTATGGATGAGCTAAGGCCGCGTTATCTAATGGGCGTTGGCACACCAGAAGATCTCGTGGAAAACGTGGAGCGAGGCGTTGATATGTTTGACTGCGTCATGCCAACAAGAAATGCAAGAAACGGCACGCTTTTTACTAGCTTTGGCAAGATAAATATAAAATCATCTAAATTTATAAACGATCACGTGCCGATAGACCCAGCCTGCCAGTGCTACACCTGCAAGCGCTACTCCAGAGGCTATCTAAACCACCTTTTTAAGGCTAGAGAGCTCACGTTTTTTAGACTAGCAAGCCTTCATAACCTGCACTACTATCTAAATTTGATGGAAGAGATGAGAGAGGCGATAGAGGCTGGCGAATTTGCTAAATTTAAAAGAAATTTCTACGCAAAAAGGAGCACAGATGAGCTATAA
- a CDS encoding CorA family divalent cation transporter, giving the protein MSYKNALSGYFYGDEFDYITLISLSQKQVFKFLFKDGKIYKEDLEHECDKSTFKAAIKGICNEYANKILEHRDELNEYEKIYASQKNFEKFIKRHHFLKYEIRKFQNSISHFYEALAICQSEQQGLKKELKNSIHEASVFKTIANEYSYRVDDIYSFIQSDKNDKINKNIYLLTLLSALFLPINFITGFFGMNTNGMFLSSFKDGTLIVFAFIAMLCVLFFIFYYRSNKDIS; this is encoded by the coding sequence ATGAGCTATAAAAACGCACTTAGCGGATATTTTTATGGAGATGAGTTTGACTACATAACACTCATCTCATTATCACAAAAGCAAGTTTTTAAATTTTTATTTAAAGATGGCAAAATTTACAAAGAAGATCTTGAACATGAATGCGACAAAAGCACATTTAAAGCAGCTATTAAGGGGATTTGTAACGAATATGCAAATAAAATTTTAGAGCATCGAGACGAGCTAAACGAGTATGAGAAAATTTATGCTAGCCAGAAAAATTTTGAGAAATTTATAAAAAGACACCACTTTTTAAAGTATGAGATCAGAAAATTTCAAAATAGCATTTCGCACTTTTACGAAGCACTTGCTATCTGCCAAAGTGAGCAACAAGGTCTTAAAAAAGAGCTTAAAAACAGCATCCACGAAGCAAGTGTCTTTAAAACCATAGCCAACGAATACTCCTATAGGGTCGATGACATCTACTCATTTATACAAAGCGACAAAAACGACAAGATCAACAAAAATATCTACCTTTTAACGCTACTTTCGGCGCTATTTTTACCAATAAATTTCATCACTGGCTTTTTTGGCATGAATACAAACGGTATGTTTTTAAGCTCATTTAAAGATGGCACATTGATAGTCTTTGCCTTTATAGCGATGCTTTGCGTGCTATTTTTTATATTTTATTACAGATCAAATAAGGATATTAGTTAA
- the rplS gene encoding 50S ribosomal protein L19, whose amino-acid sequence MRNKYIEAFENAQIASKNIPDFRAGDTLRVATRIHEGDKTRIQNFEGICIARRGSGTGETFIIRKIGANSVGVERIFPIFSDSIEEIKVLRKGRVRRAKLFYLRELRGKAAKIRELRK is encoded by the coding sequence ATGAGAAATAAATACATTGAAGCGTTTGAAAATGCTCAAATTGCTAGTAAGAATATTCCTGACTTCCGTGCAGGTGATACATTGCGTGTGGCTACTCGTATTCATGAGGGCGACAAAACAAGAATTCAAAATTTTGAAGGTATTTGTATAGCTAGACGCGGTAGCGGCACTGGCGAAACATTTATTATCAGAAAAATAGGTGCTAATAGTGTTGGTGTTGAGAGAATTTTTCCAATCTTTAGTGACTCTATTGAAGAGATTAAGGTTCTTAGAAAAGGTCGTGTTAGAAGAGCTAAGCTATTCTATCTACGTGAACTACGTGGTAAAGCAGCTAAGATCCGCGAACTTAGAAAATAG
- the trmD gene encoding tRNA (guanosine(37)-N1)-methyltransferase TrmD encodes MTFTFITLFENLVKPYFYDSILKRAIGNKFIEIDFINPRNFTKDKYNKVDDYMIGGGAGLLMFPQPLDESIKFLKEKDKNIHVIFLTPAGKKFNQNDAKRLSKKDHICFVCSRYEGLDERVVELWADEVFCIGDFVLTGGELPALCMSDAISRNIPGVLGNDMSLEVESFEDNLLEAPSFTKPDNFRSIFVVSEFLKGNHAKIHTLKNKMAHCKTRYFRPDLYQKLKPHK; translated from the coding sequence ATGACATTTACGTTTATTACACTTTTTGAAAATTTAGTTAAACCTTATTTTTATGATTCTATTTTAAAACGTGCAATTGGTAATAAATTTATTGAAATTGATTTTATAAATCCAAGAAATTTTACTAAAGATAAGTATAATAAAGTTGATGATTATATGATCGGAGGCGGAGCAGGGCTTTTGATGTTTCCACAGCCTTTGGATGAGTCGATCAAATTTCTAAAAGAAAAAGATAAAAATATTCATGTGATATTTTTAACGCCAGCTGGTAAAAAATTTAATCAAAATGACGCAAAGAGGCTTTCTAAAAAAGATCACATTTGTTTTGTTTGCAGTAGATATGAAGGCCTTGATGAACGAGTTGTTGAGCTTTGGGCAGATGAAGTTTTTTGCATAGGCGATTTTGTTTTAACTGGCGGAGAGCTTCCTGCGCTTTGTATGAGTGATGCAATATCAAGAAATATACCTGGAGTTTTAGGAAATGATATGAGTCTTGAAGTTGAGAGTTTTGAGGATAATTTGCTTGAAGCCCCATCTTTTACAAAGCCTGATAATTTTAGATCAATCTTTGTGGTTTCAGAGTTTTTAAAGGGTAACCATGCTAAAATCCACACTTTAAAAAATAAGATGGCTCACTGCAAAACAAGGTACTTTCGCCCTGATTTATATCAAAAGCTAAAGCCACATAAATAA
- the rimM gene encoding ribosome maturation factor RimM (Essential for efficient processing of 16S rRNA), with the protein MNSDIVEVATIGRCVGLKGYLKLHNKSDFPEQFKKGATFFDKNNDQLTIKDYNRQKELVLFENFDDLDLAKTLVNITIYTTKELTRKNCKLKKNEFFQFDIIGLKVIENGKILGIVEDIQDNFANSLLYIKTDEELTLGGKPKNFYIPYLEHFIISVNLYNEEILVKGARAILENS; encoded by the coding sequence TTGAATAGTGATATTGTTGAAGTCGCTACCATCGGAAGATGTGTTGGTTTAAAGGGCTACTTAAAGCTTCACAATAAGAGCGACTTCCCAGAACAGTTTAAAAAAGGTGCAACCTTTTTTGATAAAAACAATGATCAGCTGACCATAAAAGACTACAATAGACAAAAAGAGCTGGTGTTGTTTGAAAATTTTGATGACTTAGACCTTGCTAAAACGCTTGTAAATATAACTATATACACCACAAAAGAGCTCACTAGAAAAAACTGCAAATTAAAAAAAAATGAATTTTTTCAATTTGATATTATTGGCTTAAAAGTTATAGAAAATGGTAAAATTTTGGGTATTGTAGAAGATATTCAAGATAATTTTGCAAATTCACTTTTATACATAAAAACTGATGAAGAGCTTACCTTAGGTGGTAAACCAAAGAATTTTTACATTCCATATTTAGAGCATTTTATTATAAGTGTAAATTTATACAATGAAGAGATTTTGGTAAAAGGTGCTAGAGCCATTTTAGAAAATTCATGA
- a CDS encoding KH domain-containing protein, with the protein MVKNFLYEYAKLIADFPDKVSVDRQELGENFAEIIISADKIDTGKLIGKDGKMINAIKTVIIGCKAKDNTSYRVTVKAIE; encoded by the coding sequence ATGGTTAAAAATTTTTTATACGAATACGCCAAGTTGATTGCTGATTTTCCTGATAAAGTAAGTGTTGATCGCCAGGAACTTGGTGAAAATTTTGCTGAGATAATTATAAGTGCTGATAAGATTGATACAGGAAAACTTATCGGTAAAGATGGCAAAATGATAAATGCTATAAAGACCGTTATTATTGGTTGTAAAGCCAAAGATAATACAAGTTATAGGGTAACGGTAAAAGCTATTGAATAG
- the rpsP gene encoding 30S ribosomal protein S16, which yields MATVVRLTRMGRKKRPFYRIVVTDSRKRRDSGWIESIGYYNPMVEPNVINFNKERLDYWKSVGAKLSDRVAQITK from the coding sequence ATGGCAACAGTAGTAAGACTAACAAGAATGGGACGTAAAAAAAGACCTTTTTATCGTATAGTTGTTACAGATAGTAGAAAAAGACGCGATAGTGGCTGGATAGAAAGTATTGGCTATTACAACCCTATGGTTGAACCAAATGTTATAAATTTTAATAAAGAGAGATTAGATTACTGGAAAAGCGTTGGTGCTAAACTTAGCGATAGAGTTGCGCAAATTACAAAATAA
- the ffh gene encoding signal recognition particle protein, translating to MFEQISESFRLAVSKIRFVDDEKALKNALDVLKKALLKADVHHKVTKDLLVSIESELKQTGVGQKNFLDAIKSNLTTILTAPGNQGFVYAPVAPTIVLMAGLQGSGKTTTTIKLANYLKLRKKKVLVAACDLQRLAAVEQLRQLCEANEIDLFYIENENNPIKVAKEALEKAKSGLYDVLLVDTAGRLAIDEKLMQEIKDVKNAINPHEIFYVADAMSGQDAVKTATSFNEILGISGVILSKFDSDSKGGVAISIAKQLNIPLRFVGTGEKVADIESFIPDRIVSRIMGEGDLATLVEKTSTIIDEKEAKRLNQKIKKGQFNFNDFLDQMESVKKLGSMKSLMGMIPGLSNIANQIKDIDLDNSKEILHIKAMINSMTQKERENPELLNNSRKRRLAAGSGLSQVEVNRFLKQFENASKLAKKFSGKGGAKGLANMLSQANLKRPV from the coding sequence AAAACGCACTTGACGTGCTTAAAAAAGCTCTTTTAAAAGCTGATGTTCATCATAAAGTCACCAAAGATCTACTTGTATCTATTGAAAGCGAGCTAAAGCAAACTGGCGTTGGTCAAAAGAATTTCTTGGATGCGATAAAGTCAAATTTAACGACTATTTTAACAGCTCCTGGCAATCAAGGCTTTGTCTATGCGCCAGTTGCACCGACCATTGTTTTGATGGCTGGTTTGCAAGGTAGCGGTAAGACAACGACAACTATCAAGCTTGCAAACTATCTAAAACTAAGAAAGAAAAAAGTTTTAGTTGCGGCTTGTGACTTGCAAAGATTAGCGGCGGTTGAGCAGCTAAGACAGCTCTGCGAAGCAAATGAAATCGATCTTTTTTATATAGAAAATGAAAACAACCCTATAAAAGTAGCAAAAGAGGCGCTAGAAAAAGCAAAAAGCGGTCTTTATGATGTGCTTTTAGTGGATACCGCTGGTCGTCTTGCGATCGATGAAAAGTTGATGCAAGAGATAAAAGATGTAAAAAATGCGATAAATCCACATGAAATTTTCTACGTAGCTGACGCTATGAGTGGTCAAGATGCTGTAAAAACAGCTACAAGTTTTAATGAAATTTTGGGAATTTCTGGAGTTATCCTTTCTAAATTTGACTCCGACTCAAAGGGTGGAGTAGCTATTAGCATCGCAAAACAGCTAAATATTCCACTTAGATTTGTTGGTACTGGCGAGAAAGTAGCTGACATTGAGAGCTTTATACCAGATCGCATTGTAAGCCGTATAATGGGTGAGGGTGACTTGGCCACTTTGGTAGAAAAAACATCGACTATTATCGATGAAAAAGAGGCAAAACGTCTAAATCAAAAGATAAAAAAAGGTCAGTTTAATTTTAATGACTTTTTGGATCAAATGGAGAGTGTTAAAAAGCTTGGCAGTATGAAGTCATTAATGGGAATGATACCTGGACTTTCAAATATTGCAAATCAAATAAAAGATATAGATCTTGATAATTCAAAAGAAATTTTACATATTAAGGCTATGATAAACTCTATGACGCAAAAAGAGCGTGAAAATCCTGAACTTTTGAATAATAGTAGAAAAAGACGTTTGGCGGCTGGTTCTGGACTATCTCAAGTAGAGGTAAATCGTTTTTTAAAGCAGTTTGAAAATGCTTCAAAGCTTGCTAAGAAATTTTCAGGAAAAGGTGGAGCAAAGGGACTTGCAAATATGCTTTCTCAAGCAAATTTAAAAAGACCTGTTTGA